Proteins encoded by one window of Myxococcales bacterium:
- a CDS encoding NAD-dependent epimerase/dehydratase family protein yields the protein MSSGDRTPRKVVITGIAGRLGRVVARALHHDPRFVIEGLDRRPFPERPKDIVHHRVDVRSKRARDVFRHGQVDALVHMGLMHDPRASAADVYSWNVAGTMKLLEYCQTYEVPKVVVLSSADVYGPRPENTQFLTEDAPLLAAQRFPQMRDLVEIDHLASTFLWKARDVETVVLRPVHILGTVHNAPSNYLRLDPVPTLFGFDPMVQVIHQRDVAAAVVAALAPGVRGIYNIVGPGQVPLSVILRELDRRTLPIPHPLAKPLWSLAFRAGVSSYPVAEFDFIRYICMVDGALAEADLGFTARATLRETILAVDEPG from the coding sequence ATGTCTTCTGGTGACCGGACCCCGCGCAAGGTCGTCATCACCGGCATCGCGGGCCGGCTCGGGCGCGTCGTCGCTCGGGCGCTGCACCACGATCCCAGGTTCGTGATCGAGGGGCTCGATCGCCGGCCGTTCCCCGAGCGGCCCAAGGACATCGTCCACCACCGGGTCGACGTGCGCAGCAAGCGCGCCCGCGACGTGTTCCGCCACGGCCAGGTCGACGCGCTCGTGCACATGGGCCTGATGCACGACCCCCGGGCCTCGGCCGCCGACGTGTACTCGTGGAACGTCGCCGGCACGATGAAGCTGCTCGAGTACTGCCAGACCTACGAGGTGCCCAAGGTCGTGGTGCTGTCGTCGGCCGACGTCTACGGCCCGCGCCCCGAGAACACGCAGTTCCTCACCGAGGACGCGCCGCTGCTCGCGGCGCAGCGCTTCCCGCAGATGCGCGACCTCGTCGAGATCGATCACCTGGCGTCGACGTTCTTGTGGAAGGCCCGCGACGTCGAGACGGTGGTGCTGCGCCCGGTCCACATCCTGGGCACCGTCCACAACGCGCCGTCGAACTACCTCCGGCTCGATCCGGTGCCGACCTTGTTCGGCTTCGATCCGATGGTGCAGGTGATCCACCAGCGCGACGTCGCCGCCGCGGTCGTCGCGGCCCTGGCGCCGGGCGTGCGCGGCATCTACAACATCGTCGGCCCCGGTCAGGTGCCGCTGTCGGTGATCTTGCGCGAGCTCGACCGCCGGACCCTGCCGATCCCACACCCGCTGGCGAAGCCGCTGTGGTCGCTCGCGTTCCGCGCCGGCGTCTCCAGCTACCCGGTCGCCGAGTTCGACTTCATCCGCTACATCTGCATGGTCGACGGCGCGCTGGCCGAGGCCGATCTCGGCTTCACCGCCCGCGCGACCCTGCGCGAGACCATCCTCGCGGTCGACGAACCGGGCTGA
- a CDS encoding acyltransferase family protein: MAVSDWIRRRLADVARASDRADEVDERTRALVVRENEYGYDEFGMGRDQIATAIRVAGWMYRRYFRAEARGLEHLPASGRVLVVSNHSGQLPYDGMVIASACVLDAPTPRLVRSMVEHFVPTVPFASYLMARWGQIIGTPENCRRLLEEDEAILVFPEGARGISKPFSRRYQLEAFGLGFMRLALQTGTPIVPVAVIGAEEQAPAINLRAVARLLGTPSFPVVPYPPFVPLVPLPVKYRLHFGEPMMFTGDHDDDDEVIGEKVTAVKRRIESLIHIGLRERKHVFW; this comes from the coding sequence ATGGCCGTCTCCGACTGGATCCGCCGGCGCCTCGCCGACGTCGCGCGCGCCAGCGACCGCGCGGACGAGGTCGACGAGCGGACGCGCGCGCTGGTCGTGCGCGAGAACGAGTACGGCTACGACGAGTTCGGGATGGGCCGCGACCAGATCGCGACCGCGATCCGCGTCGCCGGCTGGATGTACCGACGCTACTTCCGGGCCGAGGCCCGCGGCCTCGAGCACCTGCCCGCGAGCGGCCGCGTGCTCGTGGTCTCGAACCACTCGGGCCAGCTCCCGTACGACGGCATGGTCATCGCGTCGGCCTGCGTCCTCGACGCGCCGACGCCGCGGCTGGTCCGCTCGATGGTCGAGCACTTCGTGCCGACCGTGCCCTTCGCCAGCTACCTCATGGCGCGCTGGGGCCAGATCATCGGCACGCCCGAGAACTGCCGGCGCCTGCTCGAGGAGGACGAGGCGATCCTGGTGTTCCCCGAGGGCGCCCGCGGCATCTCCAAGCCGTTCTCGCGCCGCTACCAGCTCGAGGCGTTCGGGCTCGGGTTCATGCGCCTCGCGCTCCAGACCGGCACGCCGATCGTCCCGGTGGCGGTGATCGGCGCCGAGGAGCAGGCGCCCGCGATCAACCTGCGCGCGGTGGCGCGGCTCCTGGGCACGCCGTCGTTCCCGGTGGTGCCGTACCCGCCGTTCGTGCCGCTCGTGCCGCTGCCGGTCAAGTACCGCCTGCACTTCGGTGAGCCGATGATGTTCACCGGCGATCACGACGACGACGACGAGGTGATCGGCGAGAAGGTCACCGCCGTGAAGCGCCGGATCGAGTCGCTGATCCACATCGGGCTGCGGGAGCGCAAGCATGTCTTCTGGTGA
- a CDS encoding LD-carboxypeptidase — translation MTAGVRPAAIEWIVPPAVRPRDVVAICAPAGPIRAARFERGLALLGPHLNLRLGDDVTAEAGYLAGDDGRRADELARALRDPDVRAIVVARGGYGLTRILADLDPALLRADPKPIVGFSDATALLAWAAVAGVRAIHGPVVSQLGDLPATDVAALVAALTDPRPLGTLPDPLAALGLSRPIAGPLVPGNLTLLAHLVGTPWQLDLTDAVALIEEVDEKPYMLDRDLTQLHLAGLLDGARGVILGDLTRCTDPPHARGVIDDPGPARAAVADRLARFGVAGWWGAPIGHGPRNLAVPMGARVEVDAAGRVAILDAAVR, via the coding sequence GTGACCGCCGGCGTGCGCCCGGCCGCGATCGAGTGGATCGTGCCGCCGGCGGTGCGGCCCCGTGACGTCGTCGCGATCTGCGCGCCGGCGGGGCCGATCCGCGCGGCGCGGTTCGAGCGCGGGCTGGCCTTGCTGGGGCCGCACCTGAACCTGCGGCTGGGCGACGACGTCACCGCCGAGGCCGGGTACCTCGCCGGCGACGACGGCCGCCGGGCCGACGAGCTCGCCCGCGCGCTGCGCGATCCTGACGTCCGGGCGATCGTGGTCGCGCGCGGCGGCTACGGCCTGACGCGCATCCTCGCCGACCTCGACCCGGCGCTCTTGCGCGCCGACCCCAAGCCGATCGTCGGGTTTTCGGACGCGACCGCGCTCCTGGCCTGGGCCGCGGTCGCCGGCGTCCGTGCGATCCACGGGCCGGTCGTCAGCCAGCTCGGCGATCTGCCGGCCACCGACGTGGCGGCGCTGGTCGCGGCGCTGACCGATCCGCGCCCGCTGGGCACGCTGCCCGATCCGCTCGCGGCGCTCGGCCTGAGCCGACCGATCGCCGGTCCGCTGGTGCCCGGCAACCTGACGCTCCTGGCCCACCTGGTCGGCACGCCGTGGCAGCTCGATCTCACCGACGCCGTCGCGCTGATCGAGGAGGTCGACGAGAAGCCGTACATGCTCGATCGCGATCTCACGCAGCTCCACCTGGCCGGCCTCCTCGACGGCGCGCGCGGCGTGATCCTGGGCGACCTCACGCGCTGCACCGATCCGCCGCACGCCCGCGGCGTGATCGACGATCCGGGGCCGGCGCGCGCGGCGGTCGCCGATCGCCTGGCGCGGTTCGGCGTGGCGGGCTGGTGGGGCGCGCCGATCGGCCATGGTCCGCGCAACCTGGCGGTGCCGATGGGCGCGCGGGTCGAGGTCGACGCCGCGGGGCGCGTGGCGATCCTCGACGCCGCGGTGCGCTGA
- the ruvX gene encoding Holliday junction resolvase RuvX produces the protein MRALGLDVGSKTIGVAVSDELGLAAHPEHVIARKGTGPDVATVLALCAAREVTAVVVGMPFELSGAVGLRGRRVQVFIDALRRALPVAIPIHEVDERFTTALAQRVLLAGDVSRARRKDVIDKQAAAVILQGWLDGRRGHE, from the coding sequence ATGCGCGCCCTCGGCCTCGACGTCGGCTCCAAGACCATCGGCGTCGCCGTGTCCGATGAGCTCGGCCTGGCCGCGCACCCCGAGCACGTGATCGCGCGCAAGGGCACCGGGCCCGACGTCGCGACCGTCCTCGCGCTCTGTGCCGCGCGCGAGGTCACCGCGGTGGTCGTCGGCATGCCGTTCGAGCTCTCGGGCGCGGTCGGGCTGCGCGGCCGGCGCGTGCAGGTGTTCATCGACGCGCTCCGCCGCGCGCTGCCGGTGGCGATCCCGATCCACGAGGTCGACGAGCGCTTCACCACCGCGCTGGCGCAGCGGGTGCTGCTGGCCGGCGACGTGTCGCGCGCGCGCCGCAAGGACGTGATCGACAAGCAGGCGGCGGCGGTGATCCTCCAGGGCTGGCTCGACGGCCGCCGTGGCCACGAATAA
- the mltG gene encoding endolytic transglycosylase MltG, with the protein MARSPFRIALMVVLATVALAVVIGGFFAYRVYTYPTTRHGGRGADVEVTIKRGMTFPQVTRALADKRVIDHPLYFRIYGMRRGATTAVKPGDYVLRDNLTPAEVLDTLVAGVRERSVAVTLPEGKNMLEFFALLDAAGVAKASELEVLARDPQFLSAHAIAGDSVDGYLFPDTYQFVTPTPPAKVLERLINAHRREWNSAARTHAKALGKLKDKLKWSDRDVLILASIVEKEAVEASERPRIAQVFINRLTSPTFKPRKLETDPTIRYGCLVPVKKSQACRDWLAMCPPDQPGCERLRQAQLQDADNPYNSYAHEGLPPGPIANPGRSSIAAAIDPDGSDYYFFVAKDARHHAFSKTVAEHQRAVQQYLQWRQSGGP; encoded by the coding sequence GTGGCCCGCTCGCCGTTCCGTATCGCGCTCATGGTGGTCCTCGCCACCGTGGCCCTGGCCGTGGTGATCGGCGGGTTCTTCGCCTACCGCGTCTACACGTACCCGACCACGCGCCACGGCGGCCGCGGCGCCGACGTCGAGGTGACGATCAAGCGCGGCATGACGTTCCCGCAGGTGACGCGGGCGCTGGCCGACAAGCGCGTGATCGATCACCCGCTGTACTTCCGCATCTACGGCATGCGCCGGGGCGCGACCACCGCGGTCAAGCCGGGCGACTACGTGCTGCGCGACAACCTGACGCCGGCCGAGGTGCTCGACACGCTCGTCGCCGGGGTGCGCGAGCGCTCGGTGGCGGTGACGCTGCCCGAGGGCAAGAACATGCTCGAGTTCTTCGCGCTGCTCGACGCGGCCGGCGTGGCCAAGGCCAGCGAGCTCGAGGTGCTGGCGCGGGATCCGCAGTTCCTCTCCGCCCACGCGATCGCCGGCGACAGCGTCGACGGCTACCTGTTCCCCGACACCTACCAGTTCGTGACCCCGACGCCGCCGGCCAAGGTGCTCGAGCGCCTGATCAACGCCCACCGCCGCGAGTGGAACTCGGCCGCGCGCACCCACGCCAAGGCGCTGGGCAAGCTCAAGGACAAGCTCAAGTGGAGCGATCGCGACGTGCTGATCCTGGCGTCGATCGTCGAGAAGGAGGCGGTCGAGGCCAGCGAGCGCCCGCGCATCGCGCAGGTGTTCATCAACCGCCTGACCTCGCCGACCTTCAAGCCCCGCAAGCTCGAGACCGACCCGACGATCCGCTACGGCTGCCTGGTGCCGGTCAAGAAGAGCCAGGCGTGCCGCGACTGGCTGGCGATGTGCCCGCCCGATCAGCCCGGCTGCGAGCGCCTGCGCCAGGCGCAGCTGCAGGACGCCGATAACCCGTACAACTCGTACGCGCACGAGGGCCTGCCGCCGGGGCCGATCGCCAACCCCGGCCGCTCGTCGATCGCCGCGGCGATCGATCCCGACGGCAGCGACTACTACTTCTTCGTCGCCAAGGACGCCCGCCACCACGCGTTCTCCAAGACCGTGGCCGAGCACCAGCGCGCCGTGCAGCAGTACCTGCAGTGGCGCCAGAGCGGCGGCCCGTAG